AAATGCTTCCGCGCGCGCTAAATAATCCATATACTGCACCGTCACCGTTTGGATCGGGATATCGTAAATATCAATTTTTTGTTTGCGGATTAAGTGCAATAATAAATCCAGCGGTCCGTTAAACACCGGTAAATTAAATTGCACCGTACTAACTGCCATAGGTCACACCCTTATCTCATAATCTTTATTATATCTGATCCATTGTCGAGACGCCAACTGCTGTGAGATATCGTGGCAATAAAAAAACGGGCCAAAGCCCGTTTTTATTACTGCCAAAAGCTGCCTACCCATGAAAGAGCAGCCGCCACAAGTGCGATCACAATAAAAATACCGCTAAACCCCAAAAACACCATACCAAACAACAAACCGGCTCCTGCCACCGCCAGTTTCACAGGCAGCGGCAAATCTTCCCAACGTCGTACAATCACGCGTGTGCTTTTCGTATCTTCGGCGGTTCCTTCGGCATCGAAGGTCGTGCCGTGAAAGGCATCGCGTTCTTTTTTGCTAATCACGCGCGGTTCATCCGCACGGGTTGTTTTTTCTGTATGTTGTTCCTGCCACATAGTTTACTCCTGCAATTCTTTGACCAAGAGCTGGTTCACTACCTGCGGATTAGCGCGGCCTTTCGTTTTTTTCATGATCTGGCCGACTAAAAAGCCGATCGCTTTTTTCTTGCCCGCACGATAATCTTCTACCGATTGCGGGTTAGCGGCGACCACGTCATGAATCAACTGCGTTAATTCACCGGTATCGGAGATCTGTTTCAAACCTTTCGCTTCAATGATCTCATCCGCCGATTTACCCTGTTCCCACATATCGCGGAAAACAGTTTTAGCGATTTTACCGGAAATGGTTCCGTCAGCGATCTTGGCCAGCATGCCCGCGAGTCCCTGCGGACGAACCGGCGCCGTAGCCGGGGTTTTACCGGCTTCGTTCAGCAGCATCGAAAAATCGCCCATCAGCCAGTTCGCGCCTTCTTTCGCATCCGCACCGGCGGCTACGAGTTCGTCAAAATATTCCGCCATCGAGCGCGAAAGGGTAATGATGCCCGCGTCATAATCGGAAAGTCCGTGTTCCTGCATTAAACGGGTTTTGCGTGCATCCGGAAGTTCCGGCAATGCCTGCCGAACGCTTTCGATGTATTCATCGGAAATCGTGAACGGCACCAGGTCCGGTTCCGGGAAGTAGCGATAATCGTCCGCTTCTTCTTTGACACGCATCGTGGCTGTCGTACCTTTGCTTTCGTCCCAGGTACGCGTTTCCTGTACAATTTTTTCGCCGTCTTCCAAGGCTTCCGCCTGGCGTTGGGCTTCATACTCGATACTGCGTGCCACGCCGCGAATCGAGTTGATGTTTTTCATTTCCACTTTAGTGCCGAGTTTGGTTTCGCCTACCGGGCGCACGGAAACGTTGGCATCGCAACGCAGGCTGCCCTCTTCCATCTTGACATCGGAAACCGCGATATATTCCAAAATCGAGCGGAGTTTTTCCATATACGCGGCAGCTTCGGCACCGCTGCGCAGATCCGGTTCCGAAACGATTTCCAACAACGGTACACCGGTGCGGTTGTAGTCGACATTGGATGAATCGGAATCCGTAATGGTCGTGCCGCTGTGCACCAGTTTGCCCGCGTCCTCTTCCATATGGATACGGGTAATGCCGATGCGGCGTGTTTCACCGTCCAATTCGATATCCAAATAGCCGTGTTCGCAAATCGGCAAATCGTATTGCGAAGTTTGGAAATTTTTCGGCAAATCGGGATAGTAATAATTTTTACGGTCAAATTTCGTGAAATTGGCGATTTTGCAGTTCAACGCCAAGCCGGCACGAATAGCAAAGTCGACGACTTTTTTATTGAGGACCGGCAGCACTCCCGGCAGGCCCAAGCAAACCGGGCACACATTCGAGTTCGGTTCCGCGCCGAATGTGGTTTTACAGCCGCAGAAAATTTTTGTTGCCGTTTTTAATTCGGTATGTACTTCTAAGCCGATAACACTTTCGTACTTCATTACTTCACCTCTCCCAGAGCCGCTACTTTTTGCGTATCCGGCCGCGCCTGCTCAAATGTATAGGCCGCTTGCAAGAGCCGTTCTTCACTCAAGTTGGGGCCGATCAACTGCATCCCGATCGGCATGCCGTCGGCAAATCCGCAATTCATGCTGAGCGCCGGAATACCCGCCAGATTAACCGGTACCGTGCAGACGTCTTCCATATACATGGCCAGCGGATCATTGATTTTATCACCGAAGCGGAATGCCGTATCCGGCACCGTCGGCGTAACTAAAATATCCGCTTTGGAAAACGCGTTGGCAAAGTCTTCTTTAATCAGTGTGCGTACTTTCAACGCCTTCATATAATAGGCGTCATAATAGCCGGCGCTCAATACATACGTGCCGAGCATAATACGGCGCTGCACTTCCGCCCCGAAACCTTCGGAACGGGTTTTTTTGTACATTTCAATCAAATTTTCGCCCGGTACGCGCAACCCAAAACCGACGCCGTCATAACGGGCGAGGTTGGAGCTGGCTTCCGCCGGTGCCACAATATAATAAGCGGAAATAGCATATTTAGCGCGCGGCAATGAAACCGGAACGATTTCCGCACCCAATTCTTCATACGTCTTCAATGCATCTTCAACCGCTTGTTTCACTTCCGGTTTAATACCGTCCGTAAAATATTCCGCCGGTACGCCGATGCGCAAACCTTTGACATCGCTTCGCAGTGCGTTTGTATAGTCGGGGCGCTCCCCTGCGATACTCGTCGAATCCTTCGGATCGTGTCCGGCAATCGCATTCAAGACGATGGCGCAATCGGTGACATCCTGCGTCAACGGTCCGATTTGATCGAGGGAAGAAGCAAATGCCAGCAGACCATAGCGGGAAACCAATCCGTATGTCGGCTTCAAACCGACCAAACCGCAATAGGAAGCCGGCTGACGAATCGATCCGCCGGTGTCCGAGCCCAATGCCCACAATGCCGAACGTGCCGCTACCGCTGCCGCGCTGCCGCCGCTGGAGCCGCCGGGCACGCATTCCGTATTCCACGGATTTTTGGAAGGGCCGTAGGCCGAGTTTTCCGTCGAGCTGCCCATCGCGAATTCGTCCATGTTCAATTTGCCGAGGGATACATAATCTTGCGCCTGTAATTTTTCAACGACCGTCGCATTGTACGGCGCGATAAAATGTTCCAAAATTTTTGACGCGGCGCTGACCGGTTCACCGTCACTGCAAAGATTGTCTTTGAGTGAGCCCGGAACGCCCGCGAGAGGAGCAATCGTTTCGCCGGCGGCAATTTTGTCATCGACTTTTTGGGCGGTCGCCAGCGCACGCTCATGCGTATCGTGCAGGTAAGCGTGAATTTCCGGCTCCACCTTTTCTTTATGCTGAATAATCTGTTTTGTTAATTCCACCGCCGAGATCTCTTTGGCAAGCAGACGGCGATGACTTTCATGTATGGTCCACGCGTTCACAATAATCCTCCATCCCTACATAAGTTTCGGTACTTTGAAATAACGTCCGTCACGTTCCGGAGCGTTCTGCAAAGCCTTTTCATGATCCAGAGACGGTTGCGGAACATCCTCCCGCCACACATTGGTTAATTCCACCGCATGTACAGTCGGCGGAACATTTGACGTGTCCAATTCATTGAGTTCTTCCATATAGGTTAAAATCGTATTCAACGACTGTCCCAGTGTCGCCGCCCGTTTCGGATCCCATTCCAAACGCGCAAGGTGCGCCACCTTAACCATTTCTGCCGCTGTTAATTCCATGGCATTCCCTCCTCATAATGGCTTTATTATAGCATAGCTGTTATTGGTATCGCGGGTAAAATCACGGTTCGATTTTCGCCACGGCGTTTTCAAAATCGTCTTCCGTCCAAATGGTAATGCCGAGTTTCTCCGCTTTTGCCAGTTTGCTGCCGGCATCTTCCCCCGCCACGACCAGGGTTGTTTTACTGCTGACGGAGCTTGCCACCTCACCGCCCTGCGCAACGATCAGATCCGCTGCTTGCGTTCGATTAAAGCGGGTCAGCTTTCCTGTTAAAACTACTTTTTCACCGCTAAAAATGCCGTCCGCTGCCGGTTCACTTACTTCTTCATCGGTAACTACGCCGAGATCTTGTAATTTATGAATAAATGCAATGGATTGCGGCATTTGTAAATACGTATATAAACTCTCGGCAATCGTTTCCCCGATGCCGTCCACCGTCGCCAATTCCTGCGGTGTCGCCGTTTGTAATTTTTCATACGTCGGATATGCGGCTGCAAGCAAGCGAGCCGCTTTCGTGCCGACATAGCGAATACCGAGTGCAAACAGTAAGCGCGCCAGTCCGCGTTCCTTGGTTTCG
The Negativicoccus succinicivorans DNA segment above includes these coding regions:
- the gatB gene encoding Asp-tRNA(Asn)/Glu-tRNA(Gln) amidotransferase subunit GatB: MKYESVIGLEVHTELKTATKIFCGCKTTFGAEPNSNVCPVCLGLPGVLPVLNKKVVDFAIRAGLALNCKIANFTKFDRKNYYYPDLPKNFQTSQYDLPICEHGYLDIELDGETRRIGITRIHMEEDAGKLVHSGTTITDSDSSNVDYNRTGVPLLEIVSEPDLRSGAEAAAYMEKLRSILEYIAVSDVKMEEGSLRCDANVSVRPVGETKLGTKVEMKNINSIRGVARSIEYEAQRQAEALEDGEKIVQETRTWDESKGTTATMRVKEEADDYRYFPEPDLVPFTISDEYIESVRQALPELPDARKTRLMQEHGLSDYDAGIITLSRSMAEYFDELVAAGADAKEGANWLMGDFSMLLNEAGKTPATAPVRPQGLAGMLAKIADGTISGKIAKTVFRDMWEQGKSADEIIEAKGLKQISDTGELTQLIHDVVAANPQSVEDYRAGKKKAIGFLVGQIMKKTKGRANPQVVNQLLVKELQE
- the gatC gene encoding Asp-tRNA(Asn)/Glu-tRNA(Gln) amidotransferase subunit GatC, with amino-acid sequence MELTAAEMVKVAHLARLEWDPKRAATLGQSLNTILTYMEELNELDTSNVPPTVHAVELTNVWREDVPQPSLDHEKALQNAPERDGRYFKVPKLM
- the gatA gene encoding Asp-tRNA(Asn)/Glu-tRNA(Gln) amidotransferase subunit GatA, which produces MNAWTIHESHRRLLAKEISAVELTKQIIQHKEKVEPEIHAYLHDTHERALATAQKVDDKIAAGETIAPLAGVPGSLKDNLCSDGEPVSAASKILEHFIAPYNATVVEKLQAQDYVSLGKLNMDEFAMGSSTENSAYGPSKNPWNTECVPGGSSGGSAAAVAARSALWALGSDTGGSIRQPASYCGLVGLKPTYGLVSRYGLLAFASSLDQIGPLTQDVTDCAIVLNAIAGHDPKDSTSIAGERPDYTNALRSDVKGLRIGVPAEYFTDGIKPEVKQAVEDALKTYEELGAEIVPVSLPRAKYAISAYYIVAPAEASSNLARYDGVGFGLRVPGENLIEMYKKTRSEGFGAEVQRRIMLGTYVLSAGYYDAYYMKALKVRTLIKEDFANAFSKADILVTPTVPDTAFRFGDKINDPLAMYMEDVCTVPVNLAGIPALSMNCGFADGMPIGMQLIGPNLSEERLLQAAYTFEQARPDTQKVAALGEVK